Proteins from a genomic interval of Streptomyces sp. Tu6071:
- a CDS encoding ABC transporter substrate-binding protein: MSSTTWEFTDDRGSVIRAARRPERVVAYIRAGAALHEYGLTPAGIFGSGHDGEQADPVKAGDLPADVPYLGAGKTLDEEALGAAAPDLVVDVTYDDHFAYAVDEGVAAGLGVPVVALSVAGGTPLTSLVARFAALAEALGVPADPAAGDVLAEARTAVRTAAAGPGAPRVLVLSAAGTEQVHLARPGTWPELRHLAELGVDLVDPGPGPGLNWLTTDWEYAAGLGADLVLADARGNAVPPVDLAGVPGWTRLTSGHPVLPWNPELAPAPRATARFLRDVAAALTD, encoded by the coding sequence ATGTCATCGACCACTTGGGAGTTCACCGACGACCGCGGGAGCGTGATCCGCGCGGCGCGGCGGCCCGAACGCGTCGTCGCCTACATACGTGCCGGAGCCGCGCTCCACGAGTACGGGCTCACCCCGGCCGGGATCTTCGGCTCGGGCCACGACGGCGAACAGGCCGACCCGGTCAAGGCGGGCGACCTCCCGGCCGACGTGCCCTATCTCGGCGCGGGCAAGACGCTCGACGAGGAGGCGCTCGGCGCCGCCGCGCCGGACCTCGTCGTCGACGTCACCTACGACGACCACTTCGCCTACGCCGTGGACGAGGGCGTCGCGGCCGGACTGGGGGTGCCCGTCGTCGCGCTGTCGGTCGCGGGCGGCACCCCGCTCACGAGCCTCGTCGCCCGCTTCGCCGCTCTGGCCGAGGCGCTCGGCGTCCCGGCGGACCCGGCGGCGGGGGACGTCCTCGCGGAGGCCCGGACGGCGGTACGCACCGCCGCGGCCGGCCCCGGCGCCCCGCGCGTCCTCGTCCTCTCGGCGGCGGGCACCGAACAGGTGCACCTCGCACGCCCCGGCACCTGGCCGGAACTGCGCCACCTCGCCGAGCTGGGCGTCGACCTCGTGGACCCCGGCCCCGGGCCCGGCCTCAACTGGCTCACCACCGACTGGGAGTACGCGGCCGGACTCGGCGCCGACCTCGTCCTCGCCGACGCGCGCGGCAACGCCGTCCCCCCGGTGGACCTCGCCGGAGTCCCCGGCTGGACCCGTCTGACGAGCGGCCACCCGGTCCTGCCCTGGAACCCGGAACTGGCCCCCGCCCCGCGCGCCACCGCCCGCTTCCTGCGGGACGTCGCCGCGGCCCTGACGGACTGA
- a CDS encoding NAD-dependent epimerase/dehydratase family protein, with protein MRVLVTGGAGFIGRHLVAALADRGHEALVLDALLPAVHPHGRTVPPPRAAGLVHADVRDPDAVDEALRGIDAISHQAAMVGLGNGVADAADYVGCNDLGTAVLLAAAARAGIRALVLAGSMVVYGEGRYTCAAHGLVRPGPRAEADLRAGLFEPRCPTCGAALAPGLVPEDAPADPRNVYAATKLAQEHLTAAWARATGGSALALRYHNVYGPGMPRDTPYAGVASFFRSALARGEAPRVFEDGAQRRDFVHVRDIAAANVRALEALTGSAMPPGTLTAYNTGSGTPRTLLAMARTLATACGGPAPRVTGEYRLGDVRHITADSARLTQELGWRAEVPFDEGIAEFAREPMREPTSATAGG; from the coding sequence ATGCGCGTACTCGTCACCGGCGGTGCCGGTTTCATCGGTCGTCACCTCGTGGCCGCCCTCGCGGACCGGGGCCACGAGGCCCTCGTCCTCGACGCCCTGCTCCCCGCCGTCCACCCCCACGGCCGTACCGTCCCGCCACCCCGCGCCGCCGGGCTCGTCCACGCCGACGTGCGCGACCCCGACGCCGTCGACGAGGCCCTGCGCGGCATCGACGCGATCAGCCACCAGGCCGCCATGGTCGGCCTCGGCAACGGCGTCGCCGACGCCGCCGACTACGTGGGCTGCAACGACCTCGGCACCGCCGTCCTCCTCGCCGCTGCGGCCCGCGCCGGTATCCGCGCGCTCGTGCTCGCCGGTTCGATGGTCGTCTACGGTGAGGGTCGCTACACCTGCGCGGCGCACGGACTCGTACGCCCCGGACCGCGCGCCGAGGCCGACCTGCGCGCCGGTCTCTTCGAGCCCCGCTGCCCCACGTGCGGCGCGGCCCTCGCCCCCGGACTCGTCCCCGAGGACGCGCCCGCCGACCCCCGCAACGTCTACGCCGCGACGAAGCTCGCGCAGGAGCACCTCACCGCCGCCTGGGCCCGCGCCACGGGCGGCAGCGCCCTCGCCCTGCGCTACCACAACGTCTACGGCCCCGGGATGCCCCGCGACACCCCCTACGCGGGCGTCGCCTCCTTCTTCCGCTCCGCGCTCGCGCGCGGCGAGGCACCCCGCGTCTTCGAGGACGGGGCGCAGCGACGGGACTTCGTGCACGTACGGGACATCGCGGCGGCCAACGTCCGCGCGCTCGAAGCGCTCACCGGGTCCGCCATGCCCCCGGGCACCCTCACGGCCTACAACACGGGCAGCGGCACCCCGCGCACCCTGCTCGCCATGGCCCGCACCCTCGCCACCGCGTGCGGCGGACCCGCGCCGCGCGTCACGGGCGAGTACCGCCTCGGCGACGTACGGCACATCACCGCCGACTCCGCACGCCTCACGCAGGAGCTGGGCTGGCGCGCCGAGGTGCCCTTCGACGAGGGCATCGCGGAGTTCGCCAGGGAGCCGATGCGCGAGCCGACGAGCGCGACGGCCGGGGGCTGA
- a CDS encoding glycosyltransferase family 2 protein, producing the protein MNHPTPTPLATPHPTPPAPVDLVLPCLNEAAALPWVLGRVPEGWRAVVVDNGSDDGSAEIAAAHGAHVVTESRRGFGAACHAGLEAATAEFVAFCDCDASLDPGLLPAFAARVSSGAADLVLGRRRPARGSWPPHARLGNAALAHSLRRRTGLPLHDLGPLRLARRTALRELGLTDRRSGYPLQMVVRAAEAGWRVEERDVPYLPRTGTSKVTGTWRGTWQAVHDMRRVLAAAGTEAR; encoded by the coding sequence ATGAACCACCCCACCCCCACGCCGCTCGCCACCCCCCACCCCACCCCGCCCGCCCCCGTGGACCTCGTCCTGCCCTGCCTCAACGAGGCCGCAGCGCTGCCCTGGGTGCTCGGCCGCGTCCCCGAGGGCTGGCGCGCCGTCGTCGTCGACAACGGCTCCGACGACGGCTCCGCCGAGATCGCCGCGGCGCACGGCGCGCACGTCGTCACCGAGTCGCGGCGCGGCTTCGGCGCGGCGTGCCACGCCGGGCTCGAAGCGGCGACCGCCGAGTTCGTCGCCTTCTGCGACTGCGACGCCTCGCTCGACCCCGGTCTCCTGCCCGCCTTCGCCGCACGCGTCTCCTCCGGTGCCGCCGACCTCGTCCTGGGCCGCCGCAGGCCCGCGCGCGGAAGCTGGCCGCCGCACGCCAGGCTCGGCAACGCCGCGCTCGCCCACAGCCTGCGCCGCCGCACCGGGCTCCCGCTCCACGACCTCGGGCCCCTGCGCCTGGCCCGCCGCACCGCCCTGCGCGAACTCGGCCTGACCGACCGGCGCAGCGGCTACCCGCTCCAGATGGTCGTGCGCGCGGCCGAGGCCGGCTGGCGCGTCGAGGAGCGCGACGTCCCGTACCTGCCCCGTACCGGCACGTCGAAGGTCACGGGGACGTGGCGCGGCACCTGGCAGGCCGTGCACGACATGCGCCGCGTGCTCGCCGCGGCCGGAACGGAGGCCCGGTGA
- a CDS encoding TIGR04282 family arsenosugar biosynthesis glycosyltransferase, translating into MKNAQVPAARPVPPDLTLAVIAKEPLPGRVKTRLCPPCTPAQAAGLARAALHDTLATLAALPACRRVLALDGRPGPWLPPGFDVIPQVPGTLDVRLAAVFGACEGPVLLLGMDTPQIDAAALTPVLAPHAFAHHEAWLGPASDGGFWALGLAAPSALPVPRAALLRGVPMSRPDTGALQRARLHAAGLRTGTLPTLTDVDTAPDALSVATLAPHSRFAAAVGALPQGLLTSCTTTGSHP; encoded by the coding sequence GTGAAGAACGCCCAGGTACCCGCCGCCCGCCCCGTCCCGCCGGACCTCACGCTCGCCGTCATCGCGAAGGAACCGCTCCCCGGGCGCGTCAAGACCCGGCTGTGCCCGCCCTGCACGCCGGCCCAGGCCGCAGGACTCGCGCGCGCCGCGCTCCACGACACCCTCGCGACCCTCGCCGCGCTCCCCGCGTGCCGCCGCGTCCTCGCCCTCGACGGGCGGCCGGGACCGTGGCTCCCGCCGGGCTTCGACGTGATCCCGCAGGTGCCCGGCACGCTCGACGTGCGCCTCGCCGCGGTCTTCGGCGCGTGCGAGGGGCCCGTGCTCCTGCTCGGCATGGACACCCCGCAGATCGACGCCGCCGCGCTGACCCCCGTCCTCGCCCCGCACGCCTTCGCGCACCACGAGGCGTGGCTCGGTCCCGCGAGCGACGGCGGCTTCTGGGCGCTCGGGCTCGCCGCCCCGTCGGCGCTGCCCGTCCCGCGCGCCGCTCTGCTGCGCGGCGTCCCCATGTCCCGCCCCGACACCGGTGCCCTCCAGCGCGCGCGCCTGCACGCCGCCGGACTGCGCACCGGCACCCTCCCCACGCTCACCGACGTCGACACCGCCCCCGACGCCCTGAGCGTCGCGACCCTCGCTCCGCACTCCCGCTTCGCCGCCGCCGTCGGCGCCCTGCCCCAGGGGCTCCTGACGTCCTGTACGACCACGGGGAGCCACCCATGA
- a CDS encoding class I SAM-dependent methyltransferase produces the protein MSAPPRVPRTRPEPVAPDPAVPEPTVPEPTVSEPAVSEPAVSESAAAEALDAHEEHAWSRCDPWSAALRSGRGPLYLHREDGTRHPLDIERWCAAPDAADRTVIERCRGSVLDIGCGPGRFLVALAERRLTALGIDANPHAVARAVRAGGGALCRSVFAPLPGTGSWHTALLVDGNIGIGGDPPRLLRRTAELVRPGGTLLVETAAHALDERLSVRVGDGRGVHGTPFPWARLGSTALLRHAEETGAWAKAGEWEAGGRRFVALRRA, from the coding sequence ATGAGCGCCCCGCCCCGCGTCCCGCGGACCCGCCCCGAGCCCGTCGCGCCCGATCCGGCCGTTCCCGAGCCCACCGTTCCCGAGCCCACCGTCTCCGAGCCCGCCGTCTCCGAGCCCGCCGTCTCCGAGTCCGCCGCGGCGGAGGCGCTCGACGCGCACGAGGAACACGCCTGGAGCCGCTGCGACCCCTGGAGCGCGGCGCTGCGCTCCGGGCGCGGCCCGCTCTACCTGCACCGCGAGGACGGCACCCGGCACCCGCTCGACATCGAGCGCTGGTGCGCCGCGCCCGACGCCGCCGACCGCACCGTCATCGAACGCTGCCGGGGCAGCGTCCTCGACATCGGCTGCGGCCCCGGGCGCTTCCTGGTCGCGCTCGCCGAACGCCGCCTCACCGCTCTCGGCATCGACGCGAATCCGCACGCCGTCGCCCGCGCCGTGCGCGCGGGCGGCGGCGCGTTGTGCCGCTCCGTCTTCGCGCCGCTGCCCGGCACCGGAAGCTGGCACACCGCGCTGCTCGTGGACGGCAACATCGGCATCGGAGGCGATCCGCCCCGGCTCCTGCGCCGCACCGCCGAACTCGTCCGCCCCGGCGGCACCCTCCTCGTGGAGACCGCCGCGCACGCCCTGGACGAGCGCCTCAGCGTCCGCGTCGGCGACGGTCGCGGTGTCCACGGGACCCCCTTCCCCTGGGCCCGCCTCGGCAGCACCGCGCTCCTGCGCCACGCGGAGGAGACGGGCGCGTGGGCGAAGGCGGGGGAGTGGGAGGCCGGTGGCCGCCGCTTCGTGGCCCTGCGCCGGGCCTGA
- a CDS encoding YciI family protein, whose translation MALFAVVYAYPAGSEGPRDTHRPAHRAFLSELADRGLILVSGPLSNPAGEGGLLIFRAASAEEALAHTEQDPFRLQGLVENVTVHEWKAAVGPLAESFGA comes from the coding sequence ATGGCACTCTTCGCCGTCGTCTACGCCTACCCCGCGGGCAGCGAGGGCCCCCGCGACACGCACCGCCCCGCCCACCGCGCCTTCCTGAGCGAGCTCGCCGACCGCGGGCTCATCCTCGTCTCGGGCCCGCTCAGCAACCCGGCGGGCGAGGGCGGACTGCTCATCTTCCGCGCGGCATCCGCCGAGGAGGCCCTCGCCCACACCGAGCAGGACCCCTTCCGGCTCCAGGGTCTCGTCGAGAACGTCACCGTGCACGAGTGGAAGGCGGCCGTCGGGCCGCTCGCGGAGAGCTTCGGGGCCTGA
- a CDS encoding MFS transporter has product MKHRSDGPADQGGGGSSGGQGGGEGRHAGRQTERQAKREIVRNRAQAHRWWVLAVIGTAQLMVVLDATIVNIALPSAQKALGFSNGNRQWVITAYALAFGSLLLLGGRVADMVGRKIVFLTGLVGFAAASAVGGAAQSFEMLVVARAAQGVFGAMLAPAALSLLTTTFTDAKERAKAFGIYGAVAGAGGAVGLLLGGVLTEYLDWRWCLYVNLIFAVLAIVGGARLLEGGRPAERPGLDLPGAFLATAGLFCIVYGFSNAERHHWGSAQTWGFLVGGVVLLVLFVVRERVAAHPLLPLRVVLNRQRGASYLAIFLAGAGLFGVFLFLTYYLQQIQGYSPIKTGLAFLPMVGVMIVMSVVVTNAVLPRTGPKPLVPPGMLFAAGGMAWLTGLDLHSTYAAHILAPLLLTGFGVGLIFAPAFNMATAGVRPQDAGVASAMVNTCQQVGGSVGTSLLNTLATTAATNYVVGKRPTKLVLAQAQMHSFTVAFWWSAAIFGLGVVLTGLIYRWGRPATGDQTIAT; this is encoded by the coding sequence ATGAAGCACCGATCCGATGGCCCGGCCGACCAGGGCGGCGGGGGTTCGAGCGGCGGGCAGGGCGGGGGCGAGGGACGGCACGCGGGGCGGCAGACCGAGCGGCAGGCCAAGCGGGAGATCGTCAGGAACAGGGCCCAGGCCCACCGCTGGTGGGTGCTCGCCGTCATCGGGACCGCTCAGCTCATGGTCGTCCTGGACGCGACGATCGTGAACATCGCGCTGCCGTCCGCGCAGAAGGCCCTCGGGTTCAGCAACGGCAACCGGCAGTGGGTCATCACCGCCTACGCGCTCGCCTTCGGCTCGCTGCTGCTCCTCGGCGGCCGGGTCGCCGACATGGTCGGCCGCAAGATCGTCTTCCTGACGGGGCTCGTCGGCTTCGCCGCCGCCTCGGCGGTCGGGGGCGCGGCGCAGAGCTTCGAGATGCTCGTCGTCGCCCGCGCGGCGCAGGGGGTCTTCGGCGCGATGCTCGCGCCCGCCGCGCTCTCGCTGCTCACCACGACGTTCACGGACGCCAAGGAGCGCGCGAAAGCCTTCGGGATCTACGGGGCCGTCGCGGGCGCGGGCGGTGCGGTGGGGCTCCTGCTCGGCGGTGTGCTCACGGAGTACCTGGACTGGCGCTGGTGCCTGTACGTCAACCTGATCTTCGCGGTGCTCGCCATCGTGGGCGGGGCGCGGCTCCTGGAGGGCGGGCGCCCGGCGGAGCGTCCCGGGCTCGACCTGCCCGGCGCGTTCCTCGCGACCGCGGGGCTCTTCTGCATCGTCTACGGCTTCTCGAACGCGGAGCGGCACCACTGGGGCTCGGCGCAGACGTGGGGCTTCCTCGTCGGCGGAGTCGTGCTCCTGGTCCTCTTCGTCGTCCGGGAGCGGGTCGCGGCGCACCCGCTGCTGCCGCTGCGCGTCGTGCTCAACCGGCAGCGCGGGGCCTCGTACCTGGCGATCTTCCTGGCGGGCGCGGGGCTCTTCGGCGTCTTTCTGTTCCTGACGTACTACCTCCAGCAGATCCAGGGCTACTCCCCCATCAAGACGGGACTCGCCTTCCTCCCGATGGTCGGCGTGATGATCGTGATGTCCGTCGTGGTGACGAACGCGGTGCTGCCGCGCACGGGGCCGAAGCCGCTCGTCCCGCCGGGGATGCTCTTCGCGGCCGGGGGCATGGCCTGGCTCACGGGGCTCGATCTGCACAGCACGTACGCGGCGCACATCCTGGCGCCGCTGCTGCTCACCGGTTTCGGCGTGGGTCTCATCTTCGCCCCCGCGTTCAACATGGCGACGGCGGGCGTGCGCCCGCAGGACGCCGGGGTCGCCTCCGCGATGGTCAACACGTGCCAGCAGGTGGGCGGTTCGGTGGGGACCTCGCTGCTCAACACGCTCGCGACGACGGCGGCGACGAACTACGTGGTGGGCAAGCGGCCCACGAAGCTCGTGCTGGCGCAGGCCCAGATGCACAGCTTCACGGTGGCGTTCTGGTGGTCGGCGGCGATCTTCGGGCTCGGCGTGGTCCTGACGGGACTGATCTACCGCTGGGGGCGCCCGGCGACGGGCGATCAGACGATCGCCACCTGA
- a CDS encoding discoidin domain-containing protein encodes MPARTRRTPHRRALTLALATLSAASLLAVPALADPGPRAAPRAAAAAWDTDLAAEAVAANPGAASASGGTAADAFDGDDGTSWTSEDSATAWLSVDLGSRLRIDRVVLDWGATYGKKYVVEVSGDGTDWQPFYTEDQGNGDTVTAQTYPQEVRGRYVRVRGVERSAAGGYVLASFKVYGGDPAPASTSRTNLALHHPAYGDLYQGAGANPSFVTDGGIPAGLTGDATRWASDWNADRWVAVDLGASSTIDSVDLYWESAFAVDYEIQVSDDKQNWRTVYQPSADEVAARRADIGTPGQSAGKHDTVQLPEPATGRYVRMLGKERRSFYNPAPATAQFGYSLYEFQVWGTGGSADAAYPALPADQGGDYRTTFFDDFDSDGLDRSKWRVVRTGTEMGPVNGESQAYVDSPDALSTRDGVLQLKAKYCQGCTEADGTTYDFTSARIDTNTKFDFTYGKVSARMKLPVGEGFWPAFWMLGSDVDDPKVSWPGSGETDIMENIGYNDWTSSALHGPGYSADGNIGARQTYPDGGADQWHTYAVEWKPTGMTFSVDDRVIQETSRNTMESTRGQWVFDHNQYVILNLALGGAYPAGWNKVTSPYWGLPQSSVDKIAQGGVQADIDWVRVEQKG; translated from the coding sequence ATGCCCGCCCGCACCCGCCGCACCCCCCACCGGCGCGCCCTCACCCTCGCCCTCGCGACCCTCTCGGCCGCGAGCCTCCTCGCCGTGCCCGCCCTCGCCGACCCCGGCCCCCGCGCCGCCCCGCGCGCCGCCGCGGCCGCGTGGGACACCGACCTCGCGGCAGAGGCCGTCGCCGCGAACCCGGGGGCCGCCTCCGCCTCGGGCGGCACCGCCGCCGACGCCTTCGACGGCGACGACGGCACCTCCTGGACCAGCGAGGACTCGGCCACCGCCTGGCTGAGCGTCGACCTCGGCAGCAGGCTCCGTATCGACCGCGTCGTCCTCGACTGGGGCGCCACCTACGGCAAGAAGTACGTCGTCGAGGTCTCCGGCGACGGCACCGACTGGCAGCCCTTCTACACCGAGGACCAGGGCAACGGCGACACCGTCACCGCCCAGACCTACCCGCAGGAGGTACGCGGTCGCTACGTCCGCGTGCGCGGCGTCGAGCGCTCCGCGGCCGGCGGCTACGTGCTCGCCTCCTTCAAGGTCTACGGCGGCGACCCCGCCCCCGCCTCCACCTCGCGCACCAACCTCGCCCTGCACCACCCCGCCTACGGCGACCTCTACCAGGGCGCGGGCGCCAACCCCTCCTTCGTCACCGACGGCGGCATCCCCGCCGGACTCACGGGCGACGCGACCCGCTGGGCCAGCGACTGGAACGCCGACCGCTGGGTCGCCGTCGACCTCGGCGCCTCCTCCACCATCGACAGCGTCGACCTCTACTGGGAATCCGCCTTCGCCGTCGACTACGAGATCCAGGTCTCCGACGACAAGCAGAACTGGCGCACCGTCTACCAGCCCTCCGCCGACGAGGTCGCCGCCCGCCGCGCCGACATCGGCACCCCCGGCCAGTCCGCCGGGAAGCACGACACCGTCCAGCTCCCCGAGCCCGCCACCGGGCGCTACGTCCGCATGCTCGGCAAGGAGCGCCGCTCCTTCTACAACCCCGCACCCGCCACCGCGCAGTTCGGCTACTCCCTCTACGAGTTCCAGGTCTGGGGCACCGGCGGCAGCGCCGACGCCGCCTACCCCGCGCTCCCCGCGGACCAGGGCGGCGACTACCGCACCACCTTCTTCGACGACTTCGACAGCGACGGGCTCGACCGCTCCAAGTGGCGCGTCGTGCGCACCGGCACGGAGATGGGCCCGGTCAACGGCGAGTCGCAGGCGTACGTCGACTCGCCCGACGCGCTCAGCACGCGGGACGGCGTCCTCCAGCTCAAGGCGAAGTACTGCCAGGGCTGCACCGAGGCCGACGGCACCACCTACGACTTCACCTCGGCCCGCATCGACACCAACACCAAGTTCGACTTCACCTACGGCAAGGTCAGCGCCCGCATGAAGCTCCCCGTCGGCGAGGGCTTCTGGCCCGCCTTCTGGATGCTCGGCAGCGACGTCGACGACCCCAAGGTCTCCTGGCCGGGCTCCGGCGAGACCGACATCATGGAGAACATCGGCTACAACGACTGGACCTCCAGCGCGCTGCACGGCCCCGGCTACTCCGCGGACGGCAACATCGGCGCGCGGCAGACGTACCCGGACGGCGGCGCCGACCAGTGGCACACCTACGCCGTCGAGTGGAAGCCGACCGGCATGACCTTCTCCGTCGACGACCGCGTCATCCAGGAGACGAGCCGCAACACGATGGAGTCCACGCGCGGCCAGTGGGTCTTCGACCACAACCAGTACGTGATCCTCAACCTGGCACTCGGCGGCGCCTACCCGGCCGGGTGGAACAAGGTCACCTCGCCCTACTGGGGCCTCCCGCAGTCCAGCGTCGACAAGATCGCGCAGGGCGGCGTCCAGGCCGACATCGACTGGGTGCGCGTCGAGCAGAAGGGCTGA
- a CDS encoding DNA-3-methyladenine glycosylase I: protein MRAARGAGVSAVRRCAWAEGTSGSMTEYHDREWGRPSHDDGYLFEMLVLEGAQAGLSWSTVLGKRENYRRLLDGFDVKAVAEYGPGKLEALLGDAGIVRHRLKVASLPRNARAFLAVAEEFGSFDAYLWSWVDGRPVVRHRARGARPPARTDLSDRLAKDLKKRGFSFVGTTITYAFLQATGVVDDHAGDCFVVGELSGG from the coding sequence GTGCGCGCTGCTCGGGGTGCGGGCGTGAGCGCGGTGCGGCGCTGTGCCTGGGCGGAGGGCACGTCCGGGTCGATGACGGAGTACCACGACCGCGAGTGGGGCCGCCCGTCGCACGACGACGGCTACCTCTTCGAGATGCTGGTCCTGGAGGGCGCGCAGGCCGGGCTCTCCTGGTCGACGGTGCTGGGCAAGCGGGAGAACTACCGGCGGCTGCTCGACGGTTTCGACGTCAAGGCGGTCGCGGAGTACGGGCCGGGGAAGCTGGAGGCGCTGCTCGGGGACGCCGGGATCGTGCGGCACCGGCTCAAGGTGGCCTCGCTGCCGCGCAACGCGCGGGCCTTCCTCGCGGTGGCCGAGGAGTTCGGTTCCTTCGACGCGTACCTGTGGTCGTGGGTGGACGGGCGGCCCGTGGTGCGGCACCGGGCGCGCGGTGCGCGGCCACCGGCCCGTACGGACTTGTCGGACCGGCTCGCGAAGGACCTCAAGAAGCGGGGGTTCTCGTTCGTGGGGACGACGATCACGTACGCGTTCCTCCAGGCCACCGGGGTCGTGGACGACCACGCGGGGGACTGCTTCGTCGTCGGGGAGCTGAGCGGGGGCTGA
- a CDS encoding NAD(P)-dependent oxidoreductase, which produces MSDAPLVAVLGTGIMGAGMARSLLREGLSVRVWNRSTDKARPLVADGAELAADPAAAVRGADVVLTVLNDGTAVASVMEQAAEGLRAGQPWLQASTVGLAATATLAEKAAAHGVVYLDSPVSGTKEPAEQGKLIVLVSGDEAARPAVTPVLDAIGQRTVWAGSEPGDATRLKLVVNSWLVNLVSAVAESLNVADALGVDPRLFLDTVTGGALDSPYLQMKADALLKGALDPSFALSTALKDTRLILEATRGSGARLDLLDATAARFARARDEGHGGEDMIATYFAGQPEGNA; this is translated from the coding sequence ATGTCCGACGCACCCCTCGTCGCCGTCCTCGGCACCGGCATCATGGGCGCGGGGATGGCCCGCAGCCTGCTCCGCGAGGGCCTCTCCGTGCGCGTCTGGAACCGCAGCACGGACAAGGCGCGACCGCTTGTCGCGGACGGGGCGGAACTCGCCGCCGATCCCGCCGCCGCCGTGCGCGGCGCCGACGTCGTCCTCACGGTCCTCAACGACGGCACGGCGGTCGCCTCCGTGATGGAGCAGGCGGCGGAGGGACTGCGCGCGGGGCAGCCCTGGCTCCAGGCGTCCACCGTGGGCCTCGCGGCCACCGCGACGCTCGCCGAGAAGGCCGCCGCACACGGCGTCGTCTACCTCGACAGCCCCGTCTCGGGCACGAAGGAACCCGCCGAGCAGGGCAAGCTGATCGTCCTGGTCTCGGGTGACGAGGCGGCACGGCCCGCCGTCACGCCCGTACTCGACGCGATCGGCCAGCGCACGGTGTGGGCGGGGAGCGAGCCCGGCGACGCGACACGCCTCAAGCTCGTCGTGAACTCCTGGCTCGTCAACCTCGTGAGCGCCGTCGCCGAGTCCCTGAACGTGGCCGACGCGCTCGGCGTGGACCCGCGGCTCTTCCTCGACACGGTCACGGGCGGGGCGCTCGACAGCCCGTACCTCCAGATGAAGGCGGACGCGCTCCTGAAGGGCGCACTCGACCCCAGCTTCGCGCTCTCCACCGCTCTGAAGGACACGCGCCTCATCCTGGAGGCCACCCGCGGCAGCGGCGCCCGCCTCGACCTCCTCGACGCCACGGCCGCCCGCTTCGCCCGCGCGCGCGACGAGGGACACGGCGGCGAGGACATGATCGCGACGTACTTCGCCGGGCAGCCCGAGGGGAATGCCTGA
- a CDS encoding S-(hydroxymethyl)mycothiol dehydrogenase, producing MPQQVQGVIARAKGAAVEIATITVPDPGPGEAVVRVQACGVCHTDLHYREGGVNDEFPFLLGHEASGIVESVGEGVTEVAPGDFVILNWRAVCGECRACERGRPQYCFNTHNAKQRMTLEDGTELTPALGIGAFAEKTLVAAGQCTKVDPEASPAAAGLLGCGVMAGIGAAINTGNVTRGDSVAVIGCGGVGDAAVMGARLAGASKIIAVDVEDRKLDTARGLGATHTVNSRTTDPVEAIRGLTGGFGADVVIEAVGRPETYEQAFYARDLAGTVVLVGVPTPEMRVDLPLIDVFGRGGALKSSWYGDCLPSRDFPMLIDLYRQGRLDLDAFVTETIALDEVEQAFTKMHDGDVLRSVVIL from the coding sequence ATGCCACAGCAGGTTCAGGGCGTCATCGCGCGGGCGAAGGGGGCTGCGGTCGAGATCGCCACGATCACCGTCCCGGACCCCGGGCCCGGCGAGGCGGTCGTACGCGTCCAGGCGTGCGGGGTCTGTCATACGGACCTCCACTACCGGGAGGGCGGGGTCAACGACGAGTTCCCCTTCCTGCTCGGCCACGAGGCGTCCGGCATCGTCGAATCCGTCGGCGAGGGCGTCACCGAGGTCGCCCCCGGTGACTTCGTGATCCTCAACTGGCGCGCGGTGTGCGGGGAGTGCCGCGCCTGCGAGCGCGGCAGGCCGCAGTACTGCTTCAACACGCACAACGCGAAGCAGCGGATGACGCTGGAGGACGGCACCGAGCTGACCCCGGCGCTCGGCATCGGCGCCTTCGCGGAGAAGACCCTCGTCGCCGCGGGGCAGTGCACCAAGGTCGACCCCGAGGCGTCCCCGGCCGCCGCCGGTCTCCTCGGCTGCGGCGTCATGGCGGGCATCGGCGCGGCCATCAACACGGGCAACGTCACGCGCGGCGACTCGGTCGCCGTCATCGGCTGCGGCGGAGTCGGCGACGCGGCCGTCATGGGCGCACGCCTCGCCGGAGCGTCGAAGATCATCGCCGTCGATGTCGAGGACCGCAAGCTGGACACCGCCCGCGGCCTCGGCGCGACCCACACCGTCAACTCGCGCACGACCGACCCGGTCGAGGCGATCCGCGGGCTGACCGGCGGCTTCGGCGCCGACGTCGTCATCGAGGCGGTCGGCCGCCCCGAGACGTACGAGCAGGCGTTCTACGCCCGCGACCTCGCCGGGACCGTCGTCCTCGTGGGCGTCCCGACCCCCGAGATGCGCGTCGACCTGCCGCTCATCGACGTCTTCGGGCGCGGCGGCGCCCTCAAGTCCTCGTGGTACGGGGACTGCCTGCCCTCGCGGGACTTCCCGATGCTCATCGACCTCTACCGCCAGGGCCGCCTCGACCTCGACGCCTTCGTCACCGAGACGATCGCGCTCGACGAGGTCGAGCAGGCGTTCACGAAGATGCACGACGGCGACGTGCTCCGCTCGGTGGTGATCCTCTGA